From the Helicobacter mustelae genome, the window GATTGGGGAGCAAAATGCCAGGAAATATTTTCCTCTTGCAGGGAGCCTAGCAATTTTTATCTTTTTCTGCAATATGATTGGGATCATCCCAGGATTTGAATCCCCCACTGCCAATTGGAATTTCACTCTGGTACTCGCCCTCATTGTATTTTTTTATTATCACTTTGAGGGGATCAGGGCACAGGGCTTCATCCATTACTTTGCGCATTTTATGGGTCCTATGAAGATCCTTGCTCCCTTGATGTTTCCTATTGAAATCATCTCCCATCTCTCGCGTATCATCTCGCTTGCATTCCGTTTGTTTGGGAATATCAAGGGCGATGATATGTTTTTGCTTGTCATGCTGATGCTTGTACCCTGGCTTGCGCCTATTGCACCCTTCTTCATCCTCTTGTTTATGGCGGTTTTGCAGGCCTTTGTATTCATGATTTTGACCTATGTTTATCTCGCAGGGGCCATTCTCATCCAAGAAGAAGATAGTCTCTGATGTCTGACAACCTACAAAGATTTTTGAAAATTTTGGAAGTTTTTGTGGGGGTTTTCTTTGGCATGGCCATTTTTGGCGCGGTTTTCCTATTCTTTTTCTTCTCTTATTTGGGGGTGTTTATTAGCCTCATTTTTGCCATCCTTTGCTTTTGCTTCTTTGTATTTTTTAGTCTAATGACACAGTCCCTGATTTTCCTGCTCAAAAAATAATC encodes:
- a CDS encoding F0F1 ATP synthase subunit A, encoding MENRLFTFASLISHDHDFIIGFYTVLCAILTIFISRLATRKMQIVPTGLQNVYETIIEGILHIAKDVIGEQNARKYFPLAGSLAIFIFFCNMIGIIPGFESPTANWNFTLVLALIVFFYYHFEGIRAQGFIHYFAHFMGPMKILAPLMFPIEIISHLSRIISLAFRLFGNIKGDDMFLLVMLMLVPWLAPIAPFFILLFMAVLQAFVFMILTYVYLAGAILIQEEDSL